Proteins from one Leptonema illini DSM 21528 genomic window:
- a CDS encoding dihydrolipoamide acetyltransferase family protein, which yields MARILELMQLSPTMKIGTFVKWTKKPGDAVSPDDIVAEIETDKAVMEMAAFDTGVLLGTLVEQGDQLPVGAPIAIIGEVGEDISDLLQKAKDQLRSLREQGAAPAPARSEEKPPAGPVSAVAENLIPDPEMQLQGGGERPEAKSSAAPSVREDALTGEPLRAAHPLERVSVAVSTIDRPLLDEPSLNGLIALPAHITLARSSYRTRHPISPLARKIAEAHGVDISVIQPADRKRIKASDVEQFIKQRGSSPGRSIAAAPDRRMEISGMRRVIASRLSDSKTHIPHYYLTAEFDATALIALREEINQGLAEGESKFSINDFIVRGCALSLKRHPVVNSSWRGDHIVQYGRVDVGIAVALDQGLITPYVRNADQLSLRELAARIRELAKRAKDRKLKPEEYSDGTFTVSNLGMFGIRDFAAIINEPEAAIMAVGGIFDRATVKDGQVVATKTVTVTLSCDHRVVDGAEGASFLATFKHFMEHPPLLLV from the coding sequence ATGGCACGTATTCTTGAACTGATGCAACTCTCGCCGACGATGAAGATCGGCACCTTCGTTAAGTGGACGAAAAAGCCGGGCGATGCCGTCTCGCCCGACGACATCGTCGCCGAGATCGAAACCGATAAGGCGGTGATGGAGATGGCGGCCTTTGATACGGGCGTGCTTCTGGGCACGCTTGTAGAGCAGGGCGATCAGCTTCCGGTCGGAGCTCCGATTGCCATTATCGGCGAGGTGGGCGAAGACATCTCTGATCTGCTTCAGAAGGCGAAGGATCAGCTGCGTTCTCTGCGCGAGCAGGGGGCGGCGCCTGCACCGGCGCGATCCGAAGAGAAGCCGCCGGCGGGGCCGGTGTCGGCGGTCGCCGAGAATCTTATCCCTGATCCTGAGATGCAGCTCCAGGGCGGCGGCGAGCGGCCCGAGGCGAAATCCAGCGCTGCGCCGTCCGTTCGCGAAGATGCGTTAACAGGAGAGCCCTTACGCGCAGCGCATCCGCTGGAGCGCGTCTCGGTCGCCGTCTCGACGATCGATCGGCCGCTACTGGACGAGCCTTCGCTGAACGGCCTTATCGCCCTGCCCGCGCATATAACCCTGGCCCGCTCGTCGTATCGCACACGACATCCGATCAGTCCGCTTGCGCGCAAGATCGCCGAGGCGCACGGCGTCGATATCAGCGTTATCCAACCGGCCGATCGCAAGCGCATCAAGGCCTCCGACGTCGAACAGTTCATCAAGCAGCGCGGCTCATCGCCCGGTCGATCGATTGCCGCCGCCCCCGATCGGCGAATGGAGATCTCGGGCATGCGCCGCGTCATCGCAAGCCGGCTCTCGGATTCAAAGACGCATATTCCGCACTACTATCTGACGGCGGAGTTCGATGCCACCGCCCTGATCGCCCTTCGCGAAGAGATCAATCAGGGGCTTGCCGAAGGCGAGTCGAAGTTTTCGATTAACGACTTCATCGTGCGCGGATGCGCCCTTTCTCTGAAGAGACATCCGGTTGTGAACAGCTCCTGGCGCGGCGATCATATCGTGCAGTACGGTCGGGTCGATGTCGGCATCGCCGTCGCCCTTGATCAAGGCCTGATCACGCCCTACGTGAGAAACGCCGATCAGCTCAGCCTGCGCGAACTGGCGGCGCGCATCCGCGAGCTGGCGAAGCGAGCGAAGGATCGCAAGCTGAAGCCCGAAGAGTATTCCGACGGCACGTTTACCGTTTCAAATCTGGGTATGTTCGGCATCCGCGATTTTGCCGCCATCATCAACGAACCCGAAGCGGCCATTATGGCCGTCGGCGGTATCTTTGACAGAGCCACCGTGAAGGATGGGCAGGTCGTGGCGACGAAGACGGTGACCGTGACCTTGAGCTGCGATCATCGCGTCGTCGACGGAGCGGAAGGGGCGAGCTTCCTTGCGACCTTCAAGCACTTTATGGAGCATCCGCCGCTTCTGCTTGTATAA
- a CDS encoding DinB family protein: MSAKPEISAFLALSHSDLTGAYTSGISKIHPGLADLTEEKADRTFEGAAGAWSCRMLLGHLLDAEMAFVHRMRRAVAEERPAFTVWQEDDFIDKGLYRSASIDETMQALRSLRNWTGSWLKSLAGEEFSRVGLHPQRGEQTVHTILSYCTWHLEHHAHFLDEKMKRLI, encoded by the coding sequence ATGAGCGCAAAACCCGAGATCTCCGCCTTCCTTGCCCTGTCGCACAGCGATCTGACGGGCGCCTATACGTCCGGAATCAGCAAGATTCATCCTGGCCTCGCCGATCTTACCGAAGAAAAGGCCGATCGCACCTTCGAGGGTGCTGCCGGGGCCTGGTCCTGCCGCATGCTTCTCGGCCATCTGCTCGATGCCGAGATGGCCTTCGTGCACCGTATGCGTCGTGCCGTCGCCGAAGAACGTCCGGCCTTCACCGTATGGCAGGAGGACGACTTCATCGATAAAGGCCTCTATCGCAGCGCCTCCATTGACGAAACGATGCAGGCCCTTCGCTCTCTGCGCAACTGGACGGGCTCCTGGCTGAAGTCGCTTGCCGGCGAAGAGTTTAGCAGAGTCGGATTGCATCCGCAGCGCGGCGAGCAGACCGTGCATACGATACTATCTTACTGCACATGGCATCTCGAACACCATGCACACTTCCTTGATGAAAAGATGAAACGACTGATTTAA
- a CDS encoding VOC family protein: protein MKDESPGLRKGAMIHHIALACDDVERQTQFYTSLGFKELSRHHDDSGLRSVWLDCHPTILMLERADHTGKKKSRPFHDKEAGFHLLAFAIDADAADAWRDFLEERELLAGESGFTLYAFDAERNRIAFSSYPDQLRRRPESPDSNLRPLPDPRS from the coding sequence ATGAAAGACGAGAGCCCCGGCTTGCGCAAGGGCGCCATGATCCATCATATCGCCCTTGCCTGTGACGACGTAGAGCGGCAAACGCAGTTCTATACGTCGCTTGGCTTTAAGGAACTATCGAGGCATCATGACGATAGCGGACTTCGCTCCGTATGGCTGGATTGCCATCCGACCATACTCATGCTCGAACGGGCCGATCACACAGGCAAAAAAAAATCCCGCCCCTTTCACGATAAAGAGGCGGGCTTTCATCTGCTCGCTTTCGCCATCGACGCCGATGCCGCCGATGCGTGGCGAGACTTTTTAGAAGAGAGAGAGTTGCTTGCCGGCGAATCGGGTTTTACGCTCTACGCCTTTGACGCCGAGCGTAACCGCATCGCCTTCAGCAGTTACCCGGATCAGCTGCGACGCCGACCGGAATCACCGGATTCAAATTTGCGGCCCTTACCGGATCCGCGATCATAG
- a CDS encoding alpha/beta hydrolase yields MRKANIKRGSAAVGALLCIYFGVSWYFSSQVVAFNSRTLEADRIRLKIGSVADFGLAEPEAVSFQNPDDGTTLRGWYFRGDRPCAAVFHHGFSGTRYGMLKYTPLLKDQRCHLLLYDARRHGESDGDYGTFGFYEKYDLLAAVDFLQKKTGVDDAHTALIGESYGAATSLQAAGHSKRRFWFLLVDSPYTAMRTIVTEQAVQRYTQGSLLFTGGAFVLAGLRAGFDPDESSSLRYASQVRAPVMVVHSLSDTYTVPRHSEEIASTMLKAGIRCRLLLTDWNAVHARSIDDNFAQYNAVFQEFLQGLN; encoded by the coding sequence ATGCGAAAAGCGAACATAAAACGAGGGTCGGCGGCCGTCGGCGCTCTTCTGTGCATCTATTTCGGCGTGAGCTGGTATTTCAGCTCGCAGGTCGTCGCCTTTAACAGCCGGACCCTTGAAGCCGATCGAATTCGGTTAAAGATCGGCTCGGTGGCCGACTTCGGCCTGGCCGAACCTGAAGCCGTTTCTTTCCAGAATCCCGACGACGGCACGACGCTTCGCGGATGGTACTTTCGCGGCGATCGCCCCTGCGCCGCCGTCTTTCATCATGGCTTCAGCGGCACCCGCTACGGCATGCTGAAATATACGCCGCTTCTTAAAGATCAAAGATGCCATCTTCTGCTCTATGACGCCCGACGCCACGGCGAAAGCGACGGCGATTATGGCACCTTCGGATTTTACGAGAAGTACGATCTTCTTGCCGCCGTTGATTTCTTACAGAAGAAGACAGGCGTCGACGACGCACATACGGCGCTGATCGGCGAATCCTACGGAGCGGCCACATCGCTTCAGGCCGCCGGTCATTCCAAGCGCCGATTCTGGTTTCTGCTTGTCGATTCTCCCTACACGGCCATGCGCACGATCGTAACCGAACAGGCCGTGCAGCGTTATACACAGGGCAGCCTGCTCTTTACCGGAGGCGCTTTTGTCCTGGCCGGTCTGCGAGCCGGCTTTGATCCCGACGAATCTTCGTCGCTCAGGTACGCCTCGCAGGTCCGGGCGCCCGTCATGGTCGTGCATTCGCTCTCCGATACGTATACGGTTCCGCGACATTCCGAAGAGATCGCCTCGACGATGCTCAAGGCCGGCATCCGATGTCGCCTGCTTTTAACCGACTGGAATGCCGTTCATGCCCGGTCCATCGATGATAACTTCGCGCAGTATAACGCCGTCTTTCAGGAATTTCTGCAAGGACTGAATTGA
- a CDS encoding M15 family metallopeptidase, giving the protein MKRFSRRLSLLFPLFFCILPLCSQPAGAPDLYGDIDPTAYLTGQFAPDRHPAFATAASYGIPDRGRGIYLRREALEAIQKMYAQIQKDLPGVPFWVQSGTRNFASQKSIWESKWNGNVAVGGIRLNTVKDPVERARRILTYSSMPGTSRHHWGTDFDINSLTVDYYRSGEGKKLYQWMLVHAPKYGFCLVYTEGRKKGYEFEPWHWSFKPLSAPFVKDWERLHKEKKIKGDDLKFAGAPSAFSLAPEYVGSINAECR; this is encoded by the coding sequence GTGAAACGTTTCTCCCGCCGTCTCTCTCTTCTTTTCCCGCTTTTCTTCTGTATTCTGCCGCTCTGCTCGCAGCCTGCCGGCGCTCCAGATCTGTATGGTGATATTGATCCGACGGCCTATCTTACAGGCCAGTTTGCTCCTGATCGTCATCCTGCCTTCGCTACGGCCGCTTCTTACGGCATTCCCGATCGCGGCCGCGGCATCTATCTGCGTCGCGAGGCTCTTGAGGCGATCCAGAAGATGTATGCCCAGATTCAAAAAGACCTTCCCGGCGTTCCGTTCTGGGTGCAGAGCGGAACACGCAACTTCGCCAGCCAGAAAAGCATCTGGGAATCCAAGTGGAACGGCAACGTGGCCGTTGGCGGCATCCGCCTCAATACGGTAAAAGATCCGGTGGAGCGAGCGCGGCGCATCCTTACGTATTCTTCTATGCCGGGCACATCGCGACATCACTGGGGCACGGACTTCGACATCAACAGCCTGACCGTCGACTACTATCGCTCGGGCGAAGGCAAGAAGCTCTATCAGTGGATGCTTGTCCATGCTCCGAAGTACGGCTTCTGCCTTGTTTATACAGAAGGCCGCAAGAAAGGCTATGAATTCGAGCCGTGGCACTGGTCTTTCAAACCACTATCAGCTCCTTTTGTTAAGGACTGGGAACGACTGCATAAAGAGAAGAAGATCAAAGGCGACGATCTGAAGTTTGCCGGCGCACCGTCGGCCTTTTCTCTGGCGCCTGAATACGTCGGTTCGATTAACGCCGAATGTCGATAG
- the pdhA gene encoding pyruvate dehydrogenase (acetyl-transferring) E1 component subunit alpha, which translates to MYREMVLIRRFEEEAARAYAMGKFGGFCHLYIGQEAVGTGAINALNERDYILSTYRDHGHALARGCDPGALMAELFGKRTGIVKGKGGSMHFFDRRRNFMGGHGIVGGHVALATGIGWAIQYRNEQAVCICFFGEGAANIGAFHEGLNLAALWKLPVIFICENNHYSMGTPEYKALSVPDVSIRAVAYNMDRDLFDGDDALFVQKKVSEHVEKARRGDGPSLLEISTYRFRGHSMSDPAKYRTKEEVEIWKQRDAILRARRMLEFNGVAEKEFARIEAEIKDIVTASLKFAEESPEPPVSDLYADVYAV; encoded by the coding sequence ATGTATCGCGAGATGGTGCTGATCCGGCGCTTTGAAGAAGAGGCGGCGCGAGCCTACGCTATGGGCAAGTTCGGCGGCTTCTGTCACCTCTATATCGGACAGGAGGCCGTCGGCACGGGAGCGATCAACGCCCTCAACGAGCGCGATTACATACTTTCTACTTATAGAGACCACGGACACGCCCTTGCTCGCGGATGCGATCCCGGAGCGCTGATGGCCGAGCTTTTCGGTAAGCGCACCGGTATCGTCAAAGGGAAGGGCGGCTCGATGCACTTCTTTGATCGTCGCCGCAACTTCATGGGAGGCCACGGCATCGTCGGCGGTCACGTCGCCCTTGCAACGGGCATCGGCTGGGCCATTCAGTATCGCAACGAACAGGCCGTGTGCATCTGTTTCTTCGGCGAAGGCGCCGCCAATATCGGAGCCTTTCATGAAGGCCTGAATCTGGCCGCGCTCTGGAAGTTACCCGTCATCTTTATCTGCGAGAATAACCATTACAGCATGGGCACGCCCGAGTATAAGGCGCTGTCCGTTCCGGACGTGAGCATTCGCGCCGTCGCCTATAATATGGATCGCGATCTTTTCGACGGCGACGACGCCCTCTTCGTACAGAAGAAGGTTTCGGAGCATGTGGAGAAGGCGCGCAGAGGCGACGGCCCGTCGCTGCTTGAGATCAGTACGTATCGCTTTCGCGGTCATTCGATGTCTGATCCGGCGAAGTATCGTACAAAAGAAGAGGTGGAGATCTGGAAACAGCGCGACGCCATTCTGCGAGCGCGACGCATGCTTGAGTTCAATGGCGTCGCCGAGAAGGAATTCGCCCGCATCGAGGCCGAGATCAAAGATATCGTCACCGCCTCTTTGAAATTCGCCGAGGAGTCGCCCGAGCCTCCCGTGTCAGATCTGTATGCCGACGTCTATGCCGTTTAA
- a CDS encoding pyruvate dehydrogenase complex E1 component subunit beta, which translates to MAVISYREALRRALDEEMERDNNVFLMGEEVGAYQGAYKVSQGLLEKYGEKRVVDTPISEQGFAGLGVGAAMCGLRPVIEFMTWNFSLVAIDQIYSNAAKLFYMSGGQIPIPMVFRAPAGAGGMLAAQHSQALESIYVHCPGLIVVAPATPADACGLLKSSIRDNNPVIFIEGEVLYGMTGEVPDQEFLVPIGKAEVKKEGRDFTIITWSRGYSFAIEAMDAIQKLGYDPMILDLRSLRPMDEQAVIEAATATGRVLIIEEGWPRASMGSHVADFIQRNCFYDLHAPILRVTQEDVPMPYARNLEKLSLPNPVKIVQAVEELMKY; encoded by the coding sequence ATGGCAGTAATCAGTTATAGAGAAGCCTTACGCCGCGCCCTGGACGAAGAGATGGAGCGCGATAACAACGTCTTTTTGATGGGCGAAGAGGTAGGCGCCTATCAGGGGGCCTATAAGGTCAGCCAGGGCCTGCTTGAAAAATACGGCGAGAAGCGCGTCGTCGATACTCCGATCTCCGAGCAGGGATTTGCCGGGTTAGGCGTCGGAGCGGCGATGTGCGGTCTGCGCCCCGTCATCGAGTTCATGACCTGGAACTTCTCGCTTGTGGCCATCGATCAGATCTACTCGAATGCGGCGAAGCTCTTTTATATGTCGGGCGGGCAGATACCGATTCCGATGGTCTTTCGAGCTCCGGCCGGGGCGGGCGGCATGCTGGCGGCCCAGCATTCGCAGGCCCTTGAGTCGATTTACGTGCATTGTCCGGGATTGATCGTCGTCGCGCCGGCGACGCCCGCCGACGCCTGCGGATTGCTGAAAAGCTCCATACGCGATAATAACCCCGTCATCTTCATCGAAGGAGAGGTGCTATACGGCATGACGGGCGAGGTGCCCGATCAGGAGTTTCTCGTTCCTATCGGCAAGGCTGAAGTGAAGAAAGAAGGTCGGGATTTTACGATCATCACCTGGTCACGCGGGTACTCCTTCGCTATCGAGGCGATGGACGCCATACAGAAGCTCGGCTATGATCCGATGATTCTTGATCTGCGCAGCCTGCGCCCGATGGACGAGCAGGCCGTGATCGAGGCGGCTACGGCGACGGGCCGCGTCTTGATCATCGAAGAGGGCTGGCCGCGCGCCTCGATGGGATCGCATGTGGCCGATTTCATTCAGCGGAACTGCTTCTATGACCTGCATGCTCCGATCCTTCGGGTAACGCAGGAGGACGTTCCGATGCCCTACGCCCGCAATCTTGAAAAGCTCAGCCTTCCCAATCCGGTGAAGATCGTTCAGGCCGTCGAAGAGCTGATGAAATACTGA
- a CDS encoding PilZ domain-containing protein, whose protein sequence is MDNRRQFPRIMVFNLGIAFQSEAGERFDVVNAADGGLCLKRHGAPKVAPGHPIAGRLSWPEKSIEKDVRGVICWSRSVDDGDMFYGVHADVSWLMDTLGDASKLEIGDGIP, encoded by the coding sequence GTGGATAATCGACGTCAGTTCCCTCGTATCATGGTCTTCAATCTGGGAATCGCATTTCAGTCCGAAGCTGGAGAGCGTTTCGATGTTGTGAATGCAGCCGATGGCGGTCTCTGCCTCAAGCGCCATGGGGCGCCGAAGGTCGCCCCCGGGCATCCTATTGCCGGGAGGCTGAGCTGGCCAGAAAAGAGCATCGAGAAGGACGTCAGAGGTGTGATTTGCTGGTCCCGTTCGGTCGATGATGGAGATATGTTCTATGGAGTTCATGCCGACGTCTCCTGGCTGATGGACACGCTTGGCGATGCGTCCAAGCTCGAAATCGGAGACGGAATACCTTGA